A genome region from Magnetospirillum sp. WYHS-4 includes the following:
- a CDS encoding HlyD family type I secretion periplasmic adaptor subunit, whose product MREDFLRHVERLRTAFRDPEMGPTHLFVALCGALFAAVLLSGFIGRLDIVAVATGEVIPSTQVKSIQHLEGGIVSEIFVREGEKVAVDQPLLALQTTASEADVNELTLRLAALTADRGRLEAELADKGEPVYPADLAEKHPALVKQSRELFQARRDRKINAVRKQEEAITQHEHAVQEIAARLRNSQNTLKLLGERIDISEHMLKQELSSRLNHLSLLQESSVLKGRIEEDAAGLKRADSALKEARVELASLRQRFVEEATTDLSKARRDLEELSQRLGKFTDNLGRTVLRSPVAGTVKTLYVVTKGGVVQAGKTVADIVPGEDRLVIKARMPTYYIGYLREGQAARIRLAYSDAARFGHLDGRLTLVSPDAVVTDKGAFYEIRIETDRDAFEAGPLTYRLYPGVQVTADVLIGDRSIFEYLLSSFLAGFQGAMREL is encoded by the coding sequence ATGCGTGAGGATTTCCTGCGGCATGTCGAAAGGCTGCGGACGGCGTTCCGGGACCCCGAGATGGGACCGACGCACCTGTTCGTCGCCTTGTGCGGTGCGCTGTTCGCGGCGGTCCTGCTGAGCGGCTTCATCGGGCGGCTCGATATCGTCGCGGTGGCGACGGGGGAGGTGATACCCTCCACCCAGGTGAAGAGCATCCAGCACCTGGAGGGTGGGATCGTCTCGGAGATCTTCGTGCGGGAAGGCGAAAAGGTGGCGGTCGATCAGCCCCTGCTGGCCCTGCAGACCACGGCCAGCGAAGCGGACGTGAACGAACTCACCCTGCGCCTCGCCGCCTTGACGGCCGACCGTGGCCGGCTGGAGGCGGAACTCGCGGACAAGGGGGAGCCGGTCTATCCGGCCGACCTGGCGGAGAAGCACCCAGCCCTGGTGAAGCAATCGCGTGAACTGTTCCAGGCCCGCCGAGACCGGAAGATCAATGCGGTCCGCAAGCAGGAAGAGGCCATCACGCAGCACGAGCACGCCGTCCAGGAAATCGCGGCGCGGCTCAGGAATTCGCAGAATACCCTGAAGCTCCTGGGCGAGCGCATCGATATCAGCGAGCATATGCTCAAGCAGGAACTGTCCAGCCGCCTCAACCACCTGAGCCTGTTGCAGGAATCTTCGGTGCTGAAGGGACGTATCGAGGAGGATGCGGCCGGCCTGAAGCGCGCCGATTCGGCACTGAAGGAAGCCCGGGTCGAACTGGCCTCCCTGCGCCAGCGCTTCGTCGAGGAGGCGACCACCGACCTGTCCAAGGCCCGCCGCGACCTGGAGGAATTGAGCCAGCGCCTGGGCAAGTTCACCGACAACCTGGGCCGCACCGTGCTGCGCTCGCCGGTGGCCGGCACGGTCAAGACGCTCTACGTGGTGACCAAGGGCGGCGTGGTGCAGGCCGGAAAGACGGTGGCCGACATCGTTCCCGGCGAGGACCGGCTGGTCATCAAGGCCCGCATGCCCACCTACTACATCGGCTACCTGCGCGAGGGCCAGGCGGCGCGCATTCGTCTCGCCTATTCGGACGCCGCCCGCTTCGGCCACCTGGACGGGCGCCTGACCCTGGTCAGCCCCGATGCCGTGGTCACCGACAAGGGAGCCTTCTACGAGATCCGCATCGAGACCGACCGCGACGCCTTCGAGGCGGGGCCCCTCACCTATCGGCTCTATCCGGGCGTGCAGGTCACAGCCGACGTGCTGATCGGCGACCGCAGCATCTTCGAGTACCTGCTGTCGTCCTTTCTGGCGGGTTTCCAGGGGGCCATGCGGGAACTGTAG
- a CDS encoding ATP-binding cassette domain-containing protein: MNELLQRLAARRGIVAEILAASFIINLLGFTSTIYVMQVMNRYIGFGVDATLMTLTVVAIIAVAFEAGFREARTRLARLIVREPNRVLAERTMETLLESRLAGLEKLPQSHRGEVMRGMDAVEQTYSATNLAALTDLPFALLFLGALFLLHPALGMVAFLASALQIAATLHNQMRLRDPTRQVADAQAEVNQSIAAAVGAADTVRAFLGAEFVKQRWGRDREVLSGRRETVGGLQGLVMTLSGMIGGLQGVAIICLGGILVVTGSLTAGAMIGANILAGRALQPISRFAAMLESISKANQAIRLAEDFGKLPRERREGTLPDRHAGHLELIDLAFSFPGAPMPLFESLSLKLAPGEVLLVVGTNGAGKTTLARLLVGLLEPQRGQILVDGIDLRQIDTGWWRRRIAYLPQEPSFLPGSIADNFKAIDPSLDQRRMTEVIAAAGLKAFVDGQARGLDTPIVDGGRTLAVGVRRRLALARALVNPSRLAILDEPTEGMDAEGTAALHKAVNALAAGGATLILFSHDPNAMKGATFVLDLGVKPVPRLTAVAQREKVPGDA; encoded by the coding sequence ATGAACGAGCTTCTGCAAAGGCTGGCGGCACGGCGGGGCATCGTCGCCGAGATCCTGGCCGCGAGCTTCATCATCAATCTTCTGGGGTTCACCAGCACCATCTATGTGATGCAGGTGATGAACCGCTATATCGGTTTCGGGGTCGATGCCACCTTGATGACCCTGACCGTGGTCGCCATCATCGCGGTGGCTTTCGAAGCCGGCTTTCGCGAGGCGCGGACGCGCCTCGCCCGTCTGATCGTCCGGGAACCCAACCGGGTGCTCGCCGAGCGGACCATGGAAACCCTCCTGGAAAGCCGATTGGCCGGCCTGGAGAAATTGCCCCAGTCCCACCGCGGCGAGGTCATGCGCGGCATGGATGCCGTCGAGCAGACTTATTCGGCGACCAACTTGGCGGCCCTGACCGATCTTCCCTTCGCGTTATTGTTCCTGGGGGCTTTGTTCCTGCTGCATCCCGCCCTGGGAATGGTCGCCTTTCTGGCATCGGCGCTCCAGATCGCCGCCACGTTGCACAACCAGATGCGTCTTCGCGACCCGACCCGCCAGGTCGCCGACGCGCAGGCCGAAGTCAACCAGTCCATCGCCGCCGCCGTGGGCGCCGCGGACACGGTGCGCGCCTTCCTGGGGGCGGAGTTCGTCAAGCAACGCTGGGGCCGCGACCGCGAGGTTCTTTCCGGGCGGCGGGAAACCGTGGGCGGTCTGCAGGGCCTGGTGATGACCCTATCCGGGATGATCGGCGGGCTGCAGGGAGTCGCCATCATCTGCTTGGGCGGTATCCTGGTGGTCACGGGCAGCCTGACGGCGGGGGCCATGATCGGCGCCAATATCCTGGCGGGGCGGGCCCTGCAGCCGATTTCGCGCTTTGCCGCCATGCTGGAATCGATCTCCAAGGCCAATCAGGCGATCCGTCTGGCGGAGGACTTCGGAAAGCTGCCGCGCGAACGCCGGGAAGGAACCCTGCCGGACCGCCATGCCGGACACCTGGAACTGATCGACCTCGCCTTTTCCTTTCCCGGCGCGCCGATGCCCCTGTTCGAATCCCTTAGCCTGAAGCTGGCTCCGGGCGAGGTGCTGCTGGTGGTGGGAACCAACGGGGCGGGGAAGACCACCTTGGCCCGCCTGCTGGTCGGACTGCTGGAACCGCAACGCGGCCAGATTCTGGTGGACGGGATCGACCTCCGCCAGATCGACACCGGCTGGTGGCGGCGGCGGATCGCCTACCTGCCGCAGGAGCCTTCCTTCCTTCCCGGCAGCATTGCCGACAACTTCAAGGCGATCGATCCGAGCCTGGATCAGCGGCGCATGACCGAGGTCATCGCCGCCGCCGGGCTCAAAGCCTTCGTGGACGGCCAGGCCCGCGGCCTCGACACCCCGATCGTCGACGGCGGACGTACCTTGGCGGTGGGGGTGCGGCGGCGCCTGGCCCTGGCGCGGGCCCTGGTCAACCCGTCCCGCCTCGCCATCCTGGACGAACCGACCGAAGGCATGGACGCGGAAGGTACGGCGGCCCTGCACAAGGCGGTCAACGCCCTGGCCGCCGGGGGGGCCACCCTGATCCTGTTCTCCCACGATCCCAACGCGATGAAGGGTGCCACCTTCGTCCTGGACCTGGGGGTCAAGCCCGTACCCAGGTTGACGGCCGTCGCCCAACGGGAAAAGGTCCCAGGCGATGCGTGA
- a CDS encoding TolC family protein, which produces MSEKIGRGWYGASLVAAVWLVATPVLADSLQEFLGAAQARDPKLEALRHDRVGAQEKAKEAWSDWYPEASVNAWGGRQKQNQPAGTQTNTVAREHSLTVTQLLYDFGKTGAAIDTAALQEVRADLAVIDGEQALFLEAVTAYANLIRAHETLQFARQAEANVRSQTGLEEARVQSGGGYTTDVLQAKSQLAGARARQVRAEGQYEQALNRFRSVFGELPKDIAKLVKPKLEMNVLPKTVDEALALTLDRSPSLRLAKVTADISREQVRAATAKGFLPVIEAVGEHKKQTHVDGTMGDKETDTVKVQLKLPFNLGLTALNSIRAAESGVSASESRVRQALEQAEEQVRNAWQSLQTALANWRYLQDQATLANAFLELARKERELGSRSLLDVLNGETTAINALSDASSAEADVTIAAVTLLYRMGTLTRAEMTSLAAAK; this is translated from the coding sequence GTGTCCGAAAAAATTGGACGGGGCTGGTATGGGGCGTCGCTGGTCGCAGCCGTTTGGCTGGTGGCGACGCCGGTTCTCGCCGACTCTCTCCAGGAATTTCTGGGCGCGGCTCAGGCCAGGGACCCGAAGCTGGAGGCGTTGCGCCACGACCGCGTCGGCGCCCAGGAAAAGGCCAAGGAAGCCTGGAGCGACTGGTACCCCGAGGCCTCGGTCAATGCCTGGGGCGGGCGGCAGAAGCAGAACCAGCCGGCGGGCACCCAGACCAACACGGTGGCCCGCGAGCACAGCCTCACGGTGACCCAGCTCCTTTACGACTTCGGCAAGACCGGTGCGGCCATCGACACGGCGGCGCTGCAGGAAGTGCGGGCCGACTTGGCGGTGATCGACGGGGAACAGGCCTTGTTCCTGGAGGCGGTCACGGCCTACGCCAACTTGATCCGGGCGCACGAAACCCTGCAGTTTGCCCGGCAGGCCGAGGCCAACGTACGCAGCCAGACCGGCCTGGAAGAAGCCCGTGTGCAGAGCGGCGGCGGCTACACGACGGACGTCCTGCAGGCCAAGTCCCAACTGGCCGGCGCCCGGGCCCGCCAAGTGCGCGCCGAGGGCCAGTACGAACAGGCGCTCAACCGGTTTCGCAGCGTTTTCGGGGAATTGCCCAAGGACATCGCCAAGCTGGTCAAGCCGAAGCTCGAGATGAATGTCCTGCCGAAGACGGTGGACGAGGCCCTCGCCCTGACGCTGGACCGCAGCCCGTCGCTCCGCCTGGCCAAGGTAACCGCCGACATTTCGCGCGAGCAGGTGCGGGCGGCCACGGCAAAGGGCTTTCTGCCGGTCATCGAGGCGGTGGGCGAACACAAGAAGCAGACCCATGTCGACGGAACCATGGGGGATAAGGAAACCGACACCGTCAAGGTTCAGCTCAAGCTGCCGTTCAACCTGGGCCTCACCGCGCTCAACAGCATCCGGGCGGCGGAAAGCGGGGTTTCAGCCTCGGAAAGCCGGGTACGCCAGGCCCTTGAGCAAGCCGAGGAGCAAGTGAGGAATGCCTGGCAGTCGTTGCAGACGGCGCTGGCCAACTGGCGCTATCTTCAGGATCAGGCGACCCTGGCCAATGCCTTTCTCGAGTTGGCGCGCAAGGAACGCGAACTGGGCAGTCGTTCGCTGCTGGACGTGCTGAACGGCGAGACGACGGCGATCAATGCCCTGAGCGACGCCTCGTCGGCCGAAGCCGACGTCACCATCGCGGCCGTCACCCTACTTTACCGAATGGGAACCTTGACCCGGGCGGAGATGACGAGCCTCGCCGCCGCTAAATAG
- the draG gene encoding ADP-ribosyl-[dinitrogen reductase] hydrolase has protein sequence MPNHRPTLRERALGAYLGLAVGDALGATVEFLTQREIAHKYKVYDRMVGGGWLNLKPGQVTDDTEMSLALGRALLAEKGFSAQAVCEAFVAWLRSKPADVGNTCRRGIRRYMANGSLESPFSDGDAGNGAAMRNVPVVLATLHDEAAFAAWTLGQCHTTHNHPLSDGATLALGRMTRRMIQGEMIVAAREESNRLIAEHPQFRFTPYRGLCSAYVVDTVQTVLHHFFATDGFEPCLVAVVNQGGDADTTGAIAGMVAGAAYGVRDIPPRWLKKLDRNVAREIEEQVDRLLDLAGVA, from the coding sequence ATGCCAAACCATCGACCCACCTTGCGCGAACGGGCGCTGGGCGCCTACCTGGGCCTTGCCGTGGGCGACGCACTGGGCGCCACGGTCGAATTCCTCACCCAGCGCGAGATCGCGCACAAATACAAGGTTTATGACCGCATGGTCGGCGGCGGCTGGCTCAATCTGAAGCCCGGCCAAGTGACCGACGACACCGAGATGAGCCTGGCCCTGGGCCGCGCACTGCTGGCCGAGAAGGGCTTCTCCGCCCAGGCGGTTTGCGAGGCATTTGTCGCTTGGCTGCGCTCCAAGCCGGCGGATGTCGGCAACACCTGCCGACGCGGCATCCGCCGCTACATGGCCAACGGCAGCCTCGAAAGTCCCTTCAGCGACGGCGATGCCGGGAACGGTGCGGCCATGCGCAACGTTCCCGTCGTGCTCGCCACCCTGCATGACGAGGCGGCCTTCGCGGCCTGGACTCTGGGCCAGTGCCACACCACCCATAATCACCCCTTGTCCGATGGCGCCACCTTGGCTCTGGGGCGGATGACGCGCCGGATGATCCAAGGCGAAATGATCGTCGCCGCCCGCGAGGAATCCAACCGTCTGATCGCCGAACACCCGCAGTTCCGCTTTACCCCCTATCGGGGGCTCTGTTCGGCCTACGTGGTGGATACGGTGCAGACGGTTCTGCACCATTTTTTCGCGACAGACGGTTTCGAGCCCTGCCTGGTGGCGGTGGTCAACCAGGGCGGCGACGCGGACACCACGGGCGCCATCGCCGGCATGGTGGCAGGTGCCGCCTACGGCGTGCGTGACATTCCGCCGCGCTGGCTGAAGAAGCTGGACCGCAACGTCGCCCGCGAAATCGAAGAGCAGGTCGACCGGCTGCTTGACCTGGCCGGGGTCGCGTAG
- a CDS encoding NAD(+)--dinitrogen-reductase ADP-D-ribosyltransferase, producing the protein MVRETAEILARRGHSTNLVGIPTGLLASAAFNDHPIRLSLGGVRETNRSFFQMLADSPTADDAALAFELYMAAAFGLDPELQEGDRGERKRRYRSSYLRLLKGWGYDANGREGAVLKGWVESRFGLYPTFHKEPLESFSTSAWTTYIEEKMASRFHNNAIYTQLDLLYEYCQWSLERFHAVGRHHAILYRGVNDFAEHPVVERQDGDTVVLRLNNLVSFSSERDIACCFGDHILEARVPTVKILFFNKLLPRAPLVGENEYLVIGGDYRVRASYL; encoded by the coding sequence ATGGTTCGCGAAACGGCGGAGATTCTGGCCAGGCGGGGCCACAGCACCAACTTGGTGGGCATCCCCACCGGGCTGCTGGCGAGCGCGGCGTTCAACGACCATCCGATCCGGCTTTCGCTGGGCGGCGTGCGCGAAACCAACCGCTCCTTCTTCCAAATGCTTGCCGATTCGCCCACCGCCGACGATGCCGCGCTGGCCTTCGAACTCTACATGGCGGCCGCCTTCGGGCTGGACCCGGAACTGCAGGAAGGGGACCGCGGCGAGCGCAAGCGGCGCTACCGCTCCAGCTACCTGCGCCTGCTCAAGGGCTGGGGCTACGACGCCAACGGACGCGAAGGCGCGGTGCTGAAGGGCTGGGTGGAAAGCCGCTTCGGACTTTACCCCACCTTTCACAAAGAACCCCTGGAAAGCTTCTCCACCTCCGCCTGGACTACCTACATCGAGGAAAAGATGGCCAGCCGCTTCCACAACAACGCCATCTACACCCAACTCGATCTTCTGTACGAATATTGCCAGTGGAGCCTGGAGCGCTTCCACGCCGTCGGTCGGCACCACGCTATCCTCTATCGCGGGGTCAACGACTTCGCGGAACATCCCGTGGTCGAGCGCCAGGACGGCGACACCGTGGTGCTGCGGCTCAACAACCTGGTCTCCTTCAGTTCGGAACGCGACATCGCCTGCTGCTTCGGCGACCACATCCTGGAAGCGCGGGTGCCGACGGTGAAAATCCTGTTCTTCAACAAGCTGCTGCCGCGGGCGCCGCTGGTGGGCGAGAACGAATATCTCGTCATCGGCGGCGACTACCGCGTGCGTGCCAGCTATCTCTAG
- the nifH gene encoding nitrogenase iron protein: MPRQIAFYGKGGIGKSTTSQNTLAALVEMDQKILIVGCDPKADSTRLILNSKMQDTVLHLAAKAGSVEDLELEDVMKIGYKGIKCTEAGGPEPGVGCAGRGVITAINFLEENGAYEDVDYVSYDVLGDVVCGGFAMPIRENKAQEIYIVMSGEMMALYAANNIARGILKYAGSGGVRLGGLICNERQTDRELDLAETLASKLNTQMIHFVPRDNIVQHAELRRQTVIQYKSDCQQAEEYRQLAKKIHANGGKGTIPTPISMEELEDMLLEFGIMKSDEQQLAELEAKEKTLCATA, encoded by the coding sequence ATGCCTCGTCAGATCGCATTCTACGGCAAGGGCGGCATCGGCAAGTCGACGACCTCCCAGAACACCCTCGCGGCCCTGGTCGAGATGGACCAGAAGATCCTGATCGTCGGCTGCGACCCGAAGGCCGATTCCACCCGCCTGATCCTCAATTCCAAGATGCAGGACACGGTGCTGCACCTGGCCGCCAAGGCCGGTTCCGTCGAGGACCTGGAACTCGAGGACGTGATGAAGATCGGCTACAAGGGCATCAAGTGCACCGAGGCGGGCGGGCCCGAGCCGGGCGTCGGCTGCGCGGGGCGCGGCGTCATCACCGCCATCAACTTCCTGGAAGAGAACGGCGCCTACGAAGACGTGGACTATGTCTCCTACGACGTGCTGGGCGACGTGGTCTGCGGCGGCTTCGCCATGCCGATCCGCGAGAACAAGGCCCAGGAAATCTATATCGTCATGTCGGGCGAGATGATGGCGCTCTATGCCGCCAACAACATCGCCCGCGGCATCCTGAAATACGCCGGTTCGGGCGGCGTGCGCCTGGGGGGGCTCATCTGCAACGAGCGGCAGACCGACCGCGAACTGGATCTGGCCGAGACCCTGGCGTCGAAGCTCAACACCCAGATGATCCATTTCGTGCCGCGCGACAACATCGTCCAGCACGCCGAACTGCGCCGCCAGACGGTCATCCAGTACAAGTCCGACTGCCAGCAGGCCGAGGAATACCGCCAGCTCGCCAAGAAGATCCACGCCAACGGCGGCAAGGGCACCATCCCGACGCCGATCTCCATGGAGGAACTGGAGGACATGCTGCTTGAGTTCGGCATCATGAAATCCGACGAGCAGCAACTGGCCGAACTGGAAGCCAAGGAAAAGACCCTCTGCGCCACCGCCTGA
- the nifD gene encoding nitrogenase molybdenum-iron protein alpha chain, with protein sequence MSLDRSTTAQFNEALIKEVLDQYPEKTAKKRARHLSVKKTEEDGNSSCGVKSNIKSIPGVMTIRGCAYAGSKGVVWGPVKDMVHISHGPVGCGQYSWSQRRNYFNGTVGIDSFVTMQVTSDFQERDIVFGGDKKLERMIDELGEMFPLARGVSVQSECPIGLIGDDIEAVAKKKAKESGKTIVPVRCEGFRGVSQSLGHHIANDAIRDWVFNKTKPEWETGPYDVNLIADYNIGGDAWPSRKLLEEMGLRVIGSWSGDATLAEIERAPKAKLNLIHCYRSMNYICRHMEEAYGVPWVEYNFFGPTQIAASLRKIADQFDDTIKANAEKVIAKYQPLVDEVTAKFKPRLVGKKVMLYVGGLRPRHVATAYEDLGMEIAGTGYEFAHGDDYQRTTHYVKDGTLVYDDVTGFELEKFIEKIRPDLVGSGIKEKYATQKMGVPFRQMHSWDYSGPYHGYDGFAIFARDMDMAVNAPVWSKFKAPWKAA encoded by the coding sequence ATGAGCCTCGATCGCTCCACCACCGCCCAGTTCAACGAGGCCCTCATCAAGGAGGTTCTCGACCAGTACCCGGAAAAGACGGCGAAAAAGCGCGCCCGCCACCTCAGCGTCAAGAAGACCGAAGAGGACGGCAACTCGTCTTGCGGCGTGAAGTCCAACATCAAATCGATTCCGGGCGTGATGACCATCCGCGGCTGCGCCTACGCCGGTTCCAAGGGCGTGGTCTGGGGCCCCGTCAAGGACATGGTCCATATCAGCCACGGCCCCGTCGGCTGCGGCCAGTATTCCTGGTCCCAGCGCCGCAACTACTTCAACGGCACGGTCGGCATCGACAGCTTCGTCACCATGCAGGTGACTTCCGACTTCCAGGAACGCGACATCGTGTTCGGCGGCGACAAGAAACTGGAAAGGATGATCGACGAACTGGGCGAGATGTTTCCCCTGGCGCGCGGCGTCTCGGTGCAATCGGAATGTCCCATCGGCCTGATCGGCGACGACATCGAGGCGGTGGCCAAGAAGAAGGCCAAGGAGTCCGGCAAGACCATCGTGCCCGTGCGCTGCGAGGGCTTCCGTGGCGTCTCCCAGTCCCTGGGCCACCACATCGCCAACGACGCCATCCGCGACTGGGTCTTCAACAAGACCAAGCCGGAATGGGAAACCGGCCCCTACGACGTCAACCTGATCGCCGACTACAACATCGGCGGCGACGCCTGGCCGTCGCGGAAGCTCCTTGAGGAAATGGGCCTCAGGGTCATCGGCTCCTGGTCGGGCGACGCCACCCTGGCGGAAATCGAACGCGCCCCCAAGGCCAAGCTGAACCTGATCCATTGCTACCGCTCGATGAACTACATCTGCCGGCACATGGAAGAAGCCTACGGCGTTCCCTGGGTCGAATACAACTTCTTCGGCCCGACGCAGATCGCCGCGTCCTTGCGAAAGATCGCCGATCAGTTCGACGACACCATCAAGGCCAACGCCGAGAAGGTGATCGCCAAGTACCAGCCGCTGGTCGATGAGGTGACGGCCAAGTTCAAGCCCCGGCTCGTCGGCAAGAAGGTGATGCTCTACGTGGGCGGCCTGCGTCCGCGCCATGTCGCCACCGCTTACGAGGACCTGGGCATGGAAATCGCCGGCACCGGCTACGAATTCGCCCACGGCGACGACTACCAGCGCACCACCCACTATGTGAAGGACGGGACCCTGGTCTACGACGACGTCACCGGGTTCGAGCTGGAGAAGTTCATCGAGAAGATCCGCCCCGACCTGGTCGGGTCGGGCATCAAGGAGAAGTACGCCACCCAGAAGATGGGCGTGCCTTTCCGCCAGATGCATTCCTGGGACTACTCCGGCCCCTATCACGGCTACGACGGCTTCGCCATCTTCGCCCGCGACATGGATATGGCCGTCAATGCGCCGGTGTGGAGCAAGTTCAAGGCGCCCTGGAAGGCGGCCTGA
- the nifK gene encoding nitrogenase molybdenum-iron protein subunit beta produces MPQSAVKVKDHVSLFQEPEYKEMFAAKKAAYECRATDEEVRKQAEYTKTWEYREKNFAREAASINPAKACQPLGAVFAAAGFEGTLPFVHGSQGCVAYFRSHLARHFKEASACVSSSMTEDAAVFGGLNNMVEGLLNAYTLYKPKMIAVSTTCMAEVIGDDLSAFISTSREKGSIPQDYPVPFAHTPSFVGSHLTGYDNMIKGILQYFWEREKGELTPSPKGSINIIPGFDGYAVANNREMKRYLDAMGVEYTIVSDVSDVFDTPSDGTYRMYDGGTTIESVREAINAKATVALQEFSSKSSLEYVAGKGQQTAALNYPMGIAATDAFLMTMSELSGKAIPEAIEKERGRLVDAVADSQAWLHGKKFALFGDPDFVYSMASFLMELGCEPTHCLATNGGKEWDAKMKELLASSPFGRDCKAYAGKDLWHMRSLLFTEPVDFLIGSSYGKYLEKDTGIPLIRLTFPVFDRHHHHRFPTFGYQGALRVLVEILDRIFETTDDASDISFDLTR; encoded by the coding sequence ATGCCCCAGAGCGCAGTCAAGGTCAAGGACCACGTCTCTTTGTTCCAGGAACCGGAATACAAGGAGATGTTCGCGGCCAAGAAAGCCGCCTACGAATGCCGGGCCACGGACGAGGAAGTCCGCAAGCAGGCCGAATACACCAAGACCTGGGAATACCGGGAAAAGAACTTCGCCCGCGAGGCGGCCTCGATCAACCCCGCCAAGGCCTGCCAGCCGCTGGGCGCGGTCTTCGCCGCCGCCGGCTTCGAGGGCACGCTGCCCTTCGTGCACGGCTCCCAGGGCTGCGTGGCCTACTTCCGCTCGCACCTCGCCCGCCACTTCAAGGAGGCCTCGGCCTGCGTGTCTTCGTCGATGACGGAAGACGCGGCGGTGTTCGGCGGCCTCAACAACATGGTGGAAGGGCTGCTCAACGCCTACACGCTCTACAAGCCCAAGATGATCGCCGTTTCCACCACCTGCATGGCGGAAGTGATCGGCGACGATCTGTCGGCCTTCATCAGCACCTCGCGCGAGAAGGGCTCCATCCCGCAGGACTATCCGGTCCCCTTCGCCCATACCCCGTCCTTCGTCGGCAGCCATCTGACCGGCTACGACAACATGATCAAGGGCATCCTCCAGTACTTCTGGGAACGCGAAAAGGGCGAGCTGACGCCCAGCCCCAAGGGGTCCATCAACATCATCCCCGGCTTCGACGGCTACGCGGTCGCCAACAACCGGGAAATGAAGCGCTACCTGGACGCCATGGGGGTCGAGTACACGATCGTCTCCGACGTTTCCGACGTGTTCGATACCCCGTCGGACGGCACCTACCGCATGTACGACGGCGGCACCACCATCGAGTCGGTGCGCGAGGCCATCAACGCCAAGGCCACCGTGGCCCTGCAGGAATTCTCCTCCAAGTCCTCCCTGGAATACGTGGCGGGCAAGGGCCAGCAAACGGCCGCCCTCAACTACCCCATGGGCATCGCCGCCACCGACGCCTTCTTGATGACCATGTCCGAACTGTCGGGCAAGGCGATCCCGGAAGCCATCGAGAAGGAACGCGGCCGCCTGGTGGACGCGGTAGCCGACAGCCAGGCCTGGCTGCACGGCAAGAAGTTCGCCCTGTTCGGCGATCCCGACTTCGTCTACTCGATGGCTTCCTTCCTGATGGAACTGGGCTGCGAGCCCACCCACTGCCTGGCCACCAACGGCGGCAAGGAATGGGACGCCAAGATGAAGGAACTGCTGGCTTCCTCGCCCTTCGGCCGGGACTGCAAGGCTTACGCCGGCAAGGATCTCTGGCACATGCGTTCGCTGCTGTTCACCGAGCCGGTGGACTTCCTGATCGGCTCGTCCTACGGCAAGTATCTGGAAAAGGACACCGGCATCCCCCTGATCCGCCTCACCTTCCCGGTCTTCGACCGCCACCACCACCACCGCTTCCCCACCTTCGGCTACCAGGGGGCGCTCCGGGTGCTGGTGGAGATCCTGGACCGCATCTTCGAAACCACCGACGACGCCAGCGACATCTCGTTCGACTTGACCCGTTGA
- a CDS encoding YqgE/AlgH family protein produces MRMLAFLLAWLALAPPVGAEETEAPLKQTRFLGGQFLIAGPGMRDPRFRETVIYMVSHDRQGALGLVVNQVLGKGPLKDLLADAGIAAPEDMEGEIDLHIGGPVETRRVFILHKGDWRGPATESLAGGMSMTTTPDILEALAKREGPKEFVVIAGYSGWGPGQLEKEMARGDWITAPSDIGLVFDRDQAGKWQRASKRGGLAL; encoded by the coding sequence ATGAGGATGCTGGCGTTCCTGCTCGCCTGGCTGGCCCTGGCCCCGCCGGTAGGGGCCGAAGAGACGGAAGCGCCGCTCAAACAGACCCGCTTCCTGGGCGGCCAGTTCCTGATCGCGGGTCCCGGCATGCGGGACCCCCGGTTCCGCGAGACCGTCATCTACATGGTCAGCCACGACCGCCAGGGAGCCCTGGGGCTGGTGGTCAACCAAGTGCTGGGCAAGGGACCGCTCAAGGACCTGCTGGCCGACGCGGGAATCGCCGCCCCCGAGGACATGGAGGGCGAGATCGACTTGCATATCGGCGGGCCGGTCGAAACCCGGCGGGTCTTCATCCTGCACAAGGGCGACTGGCGCGGCCCCGCTACGGAATCCCTTGCTGGCGGCATGTCCATGACCACGACCCCGGACATCCTGGAAGCCCTGGCCAAAAGGGAGGGTCCGAAGGAATTCGTGGTGATCGCCGGCTATTCCGGTTGGGGACCCGGCCAGTTGGAAAAGGAAATGGCGCGCGGCGACTGGATCACCGCGCCGTCCGACATCGGGCTGGTCTTCGATCGGGACCAGGCCGGTAAATGGCAACGGGCCAGCAAGCGCGGCGGCCTCGCCCTGTAG